From a single Oceanobacillus kimchii X50 genomic region:
- a CDS encoding putative glycoside hydrolase — MRNWQKKFFGVFVVTLFISMIFGNSTKAEEEINVEASLHKERSTNLQIIDTSQKIERFTFDSGYNFEYPDAVRGIYVTGNSAGGEKFNSLIDFVNSTDLNTMVIDVKEDHGNLTFIPEEGSPYEDMATNVISNPEQMMERLEEEEIYPIARVVVFKDNVLANKRPDLSFTQNGEVWENGKGESFVNPFEQEVWEYNIEVAKMAAEMGFKEIQFDYVRFPEGFENKDEELSYSLGDYKDLDMNNIKKRVEAVSDFVAYAKEELSDYDVDVSVDIFGYAATIEEAPGIGQNFSRISENVDIISSMIYPSHWSSYFGIEKPDTEPYNLINEYSKVENQVLGALENPPLSRPWLQDFEAPWLYSGSTFQYGKDEVEAQIQALYDNGINEFLLWNSGNTYTEGVDYMIGKDE, encoded by the coding sequence ATGCGGAATTGGCAAAAGAAATTTTTTGGGGTGTTCGTAGTAACATTATTTATTAGCATGATATTTGGAAATTCGACAAAAGCAGAAGAAGAAATTAATGTTGAAGCAAGTTTACATAAAGAACGATCGACCAACTTACAAATAATAGATACATCGCAAAAAATAGAGCGTTTTACTTTTGATTCCGGGTATAATTTCGAATATCCTGACGCAGTACGAGGAATTTATGTAACGGGTAATTCTGCTGGAGGCGAGAAGTTTAATTCATTAATTGATTTTGTGAATTCAACCGACTTAAATACAATGGTTATTGATGTAAAAGAAGATCATGGGAATTTAACTTTTATACCTGAAGAAGGATCTCCATATGAAGATATGGCTACTAATGTTATTTCTAACCCTGAACAAATGATGGAACGATTAGAAGAAGAGGAAATATATCCGATAGCTCGTGTAGTTGTATTTAAAGATAATGTACTAGCTAATAAACGTCCGGATCTGTCCTTTACTCAAAATGGAGAAGTATGGGAGAACGGAAAAGGTGAGTCTTTTGTAAATCCTTTTGAGCAAGAAGTGTGGGAATATAATATAGAAGTTGCAAAAATGGCAGCTGAGATGGGCTTTAAAGAGATTCAATTTGATTATGTACGTTTCCCTGAAGGATTTGAAAACAAAGATGAGGAATTAAGTTACTCTCTTGGTGATTATAAAGACTTGGATATGAATAACATAAAGAAACGTGTAGAAGCAGTATCGGATTTCGTGGCTTATGCAAAAGAAGAACTAAGTGATTATGATGTAGATGTTTCTGTAGATATATTTGGGTATGCTGCAACGATAGAAGAGGCACCAGGAATTGGACAAAACTTCTCTCGTATTTCTGAAAATGTCGATATTATTTCTTCTATGATTTACCCGAGTCATTGGTCATCATACTTCGGAATAGAAAAACCAGATACTGAACCATATAATCTTATTAATGAGTATTCAAAAGTGGAGAATCAGGTCTTAGGAGCATTAGAAAACCCTCCGTTATCTCGACCGTGGTTGCAAGATTTTGAAGCACCGTGGTTATATAGTGGTTCTACATTCCAATATGGCAAAGATGAAGTAGAAGCGCAGATACAAGCACTGTATGACAATGGTATTAATGAATTCTTACTATGGAACTCAGGTAACACATACACGGAAGGTGTAGACTACATGATTGGGAAAGATGAATAA